The region CGCTCGATGCCACGGTCAAGGCCGGGTACGAGAGCATCGGGTTGTGGCGCGAACCCGTGCAGGCGGCGGGCCTCAGCCGCAGCATCCGTCTCGTCGAAGACAGCGGGCTGCGCGTCTCGAGCCTCTGCCGCGGCGGCTTCTTCACGATGGAGGAGTCAGCGGCCAGGCGCGAGAGCATCGACGACAACCGGCGCGCGATCGCCGAGGCGCACGCGCTCGGCGCCCCGGCCCTGGTGCTCGTCGCCGGCGGGCTGCCCGAGGGGTCGAGAGATCTGGTCGGCGCGCGTGAACGGGTGCGCGATGCGATCGCAGAACTTGCGGATGACGCGACTGCAGCCCGCGTCACGCTGACGATAGAACCGCTGCACCCGATGTACGTGAGCGACCGGGCCGTCATCTCGACGCTCGGTCAGGCTCTCGACATCGCCGAACAATTTCCGCTGGGCGTGGTCGGTGCTGTGGTGGACACCTTCCACGTCTGGTGGGACCCTCAACTGCTGGCGCAGATCGAGCGGGCCGCCGGCCGCATCGCGAGCTACCAGGTCTGCGACTGGGCGACGCCGCTCCCCGCCGACGTACTGCTGGGCCGGCACTACCCGGGCGACGGCGTGATCGACTTCGAGTCGATCACCGCCGCGGTCGAGGCCGCCGGGTACGCAGGCGACGTCGAGGTGGAGATCTTCAACCAGCAGATCTGGGATTCGCCCTACGACGAGGTCGCCGCGCGAACGCGGGACAGTTTCGCCGCGGTTGTGGGCCCGCACCTGTCGTAACGACCGGGCGCGAGCGTAACATTTCGTAATAATCCCATTCGCTCGACAGACCGGAGACGCTCGTGGATATGACGACCGAGAAGATGATGACGATGATGCCCATGGAAATGTCCATGGACATGAAGCTCATGCAGCAGTGCATCGAGGCGTGTGCCGCGGCCGAACAGGCCGCCACCATGTGCGCCGATGCTGCGATGGGCGAGGGCATGGCCAAGATGATGAGCATGTGCGCCAACACCGCCGACATGACGCACACCATGATGCGCATGATGATGCGCCCGACCGGCTACGACATGGCCAGCATGATGGGGATGCTCGAGGCCACCATGATGATGTGCCGCGCCTGCGCCACCGAGTGCATGATGCACGCCGACATGAGCGACCACTGCGCCATGTGCGCCGAGGTGTGCACGAACGCGGTCACCGCGATGGAGGAACTCAAGGCCTCGATGCCGGTAGCGGGCTAGCTCGTCAGCCGGTTGAGTAGGTCGCTCTGGCGACCGTATCGAAACCTGACCGCACAACTCGCGCAGAAGCTATGGTTTCCTCATGGGGAACCTTAGATTCGTGACCTGGATTGGCGCTCATCCTGTCGTCTCGAATATAGGTCTATCCGTTGTCTGGTTGGTGTTCGTCGGCCTGCAGATCGCATCGATCGTCTCGGACGACGACGGACAGATCGGCGTAAACATCGCGACCGTGATATTCGGATCGATTGCCGCGTCTAGCTTCGCACTAGCGGCGGTAATCCACGCCGTCAAAAAGCGGCGGAAAGCCCGAGCCTGATGTGAACACCGTTCTTCGAAATCGATGGTTCAGTTCGCGTTGATATTCAGCACGAACTGAACCACGGTTTTCGAGAAGCCGCGATTCACCGTCACGTCACGGGCGCGGTGCGCACGCTGAACAGCGCCCGCCCCACGGCCAACACCGAGTACTGGCCGTGCAGCGACACCGGCTCGCCGACGCTCACGCCGGTCGCCTCGTGGTGCCAGACGCGCGACTCGGCCTGCGAGTCGACGTCGACCAGGTCGATCCAGCCGTCGTCGCCGACCGCGGTGACGACCACGTCGCGCCAGTGGCTCGCCGTCGTGACGGCCGCCATGCGCTGGATCGCGTTCAGCTCGTAGCCGGCCTCGAATCCCGAACGCAGTGAGTAGGTCATGCACCGACGATAGGTCGACGGTTTTCGGATGTCACGGCCGCCCGTCACACTATGAAACAGTGCGGCCTACTCGGCCAGCGTGACGTGCAGCACCAGCGCCTGCTCGGGCGCGAGGAGCGGCATCGGGATACCGACGGCAGCCAGCATCCGGCCGCTCATCGTCACCTCGCCCGCGTCCCACCAGGGCGGCGGCGCGTCCTGCACGACCCGCGGCCACGCCCCGAGGCGCACCGGCGTGACGCGGTAGTCCCGTGAAGGGTCGAGCCCCGGCAGCGTCGTCGGTCCGACGACCGCATCGCGCGTGGCCGTCATTGCGACGACCGCGAAGAGAGCGG is a window of Conyzicola nivalis DNA encoding:
- a CDS encoding sugar phosphate isomerase/epimerase family protein; this encodes MSAHPRLSLNQATIKYADLAEALDATVKAGYESIGLWREPVQAAGLSRSIRLVEDSGLRVSSLCRGGFFTMEESAARRESIDDNRRAIAEAHALGAPALVLVAGGLPEGSRDLVGARERVRDAIAELADDATAARVTLTIEPLHPMYVSDRAVISTLGQALDIAEQFPLGVVGAVVDTFHVWWDPQLLAQIERAAGRIASYQVCDWATPLPADVLLGRHYPGDGVIDFESITAAVEAAGYAGDVEVEIFNQQIWDSPYDEVAARTRDSFAAVVGPHLS
- a CDS encoding aldehyde dehydrogenase, whose translation is MTTEKMMTMMPMEMSMDMKLMQQCIEACAAAEQAATMCADAAMGEGMAKMMSMCANTADMTHTMMRMMMRPTGYDMASMMGMLEATMMMCRACATECMMHADMSDHCAMCAEVCTNAVTAMEELKASMPVAG